Below is a window of Thermogemmata fonticola DNA.
GAGGGAAAATTGTGACTATCCGGATACCAGGTCAATCTCCACTCGATCCAGGCTCACAATTGTCAACCCCGGACGTGTGACCTCTCAGTCCCCCTTTATCTAATCGCTAGAAGCTGAGTTCAGCACAATTGTAGCAAGATTTAGGGACGTTCCCAAGAGCGTTTGCTTCGTGCCCCAAGGAGGCACCCGAGCCAACCTCGCTTGACTTACCGGTCGCCAGCCCCTGCCATTTGGGCAAATTCCAGGAGCGAGCAGGATGGCATCCCCTCTACGCCTGGCCAAGGAGGTGCGGGAAGCAACTCTCCTTGGATAAGGAGAGGTGAAAACAGCAGGATGGGAAGATATGCCGGGGAGGGCGGGACTCGAAAACGTGAGGGGCGGCGCCCTGCCGCAGCAGGTTGGTAAAAATGCCCCGATGACAAATGGGACTGTTCGGCAGCTTTATCAGTTTCGTCGCCGGTGGCAGGACTCGCGTTATCGGAAAACTCCTCAAGGCCGCAGCGGGAATGTGCCGATGGTTGGGATCAGGAGGACGATAGGGATTGTCCGGCGCAGGCGGCTTCTCGGGGGGAGGTCGATCCGCGGCGAGGACAGGCCGCGAGCGCTGGGTGAGGTCGCCGGTAGGGGAAGTCTCCGTCGACCAGAGACGATAGTCGTTCCGTAGCAGGGAGCAGGAGCGTACCATGCGCAAAGGTGTATTGGGGTCGATAGCAGCAATGGCGGTGGGCGCAGGTGCGGCCTTCGGTCAGGCGCCCCCCGGACCGGCGCCAGCAGGCGGAGTCACGCCCGCGATGGTGTGGCCAGGACCCTCAGTGGTGCCGACCAGCGGAAGTGGACCCGTGATTCCGCCCCCCCTGCCGGGGATGATGCCAGCCGAACCTCTGGCTGAGCCGGGAACCGGTCCGATGGCTGCGCCGCTGACTTATCCGCCGCCGGGTCCTTATGGTGCTCCGCGCTTTGATCTGCCTGCCGACGCAACGACCGGCTACGGGGAAGCGCCCCGCTGGTGGTTCAGCGGCGAATATCTGCTCTGGTTCACACGGGGCCAGCCCATCCGCTTTCCGCTGGTCACTACTAGCGCCCCTAACCAAGGAGGAATCCTTGGCAATCCCACCACGATCGAATTAGTTCCCGGACAGGATATTTCGTACAACGGCATCAGCGGTTTCCGCTTCAACTCCGGCTTTTACGGCGATGCCGACCGGCGCTTCGGGCCGTGGATCAACGCCTTCTACACTGAAGAAAAAGGCGTCAACCGCCAGTTCTCTACATCCCAACCGGGACCGACTTCCGTGGGTATTCCTCTCCTTGCCCGCCCCTTCATTGACACCCAAGATGGGGCCAGCAGCCTGATTACTGCGAATTTGGCCTTCGGCGTGGGCGGTACCAAGGTGTCCACCAGCACGCAAACGTGGGGCATCGAGGCCGCCGGACTCTGGAACTTGTACCGCTCCTTACCCACGGACAAAGTCTGGCACAGCCTCGATCTCATCGCTGGTTACAAATTCCTGCAAAACCGGGAGCGGTTGATTATCGATAGCTTCACCGCTCTGAACAACGCGATCTTTTTGCCCATCTTCGACTTCGACCCGTTCGGCAACCCGATTTTCCGCGGCATTCAGATCATCCCGATTCCTGTCCCGGTCGGGGGAACCAGCGTCGGCTTCCCGGCGACTGTCCAGGTGCTGGACCGGATCAGCGTCACGAATCGGTTCAACGGAGGCGTCTTCGGCTTACGCTACGAGTTGCGTTATGGCATGTGGGACCTGATGACCATCGGCAAGGTCGGCATTGGTAACATGCACCAAGTTCTGGACATCTACGGTCACACGGCATTCGCCAACTTCGCCACGAGTCAGACGGGAGGCAGCTTCGGCGGGTTGCTGGCCAATGCCTCGAACATCGGCCGCTATAACAACGACGAGTTCGCCGTGATTCCGGAATTGACCGCCAACCTGGGCATCCACGTCACGCGTTCGATCCTGCTGTTTGCCGGTTACAACTTCATGTGGATCAATCGCGTCGCCCGTCCGGGGTTGCAAATCAGCCCCGTGGTGGACTCCTCGACGGTGCCCTTCCATCCGAACTATGGCCTAACAGGGCGTCCGCCGGCACCCCGTGGCCCCCTCTTCATTCAAGACGAGCTGTGGATTCACGGCGTCAACTTCGGCATGCAAATCCGCTACTAGCAGGCGTACCACGATCACTCCCCCTGGTCCCATCGGGAAAGCCACTCTCTCGACCTCGGCATGGTGAACCCGTGCCGGTGTTTTTTTGATACCCCAACATCTTGACGCCGCTCCTCGGTTCATCCCGGCCACTCGCAAGAGAAGTTGGAGGGCCACGAGGCGTCAACGGGAAGTATTCCGCACTTGGGGGAAGGCCTGCAACGGAGCTGGACGGCATCCCCCCACCGCTGCTGGACAGCATCGCCGTGGATTCGTTGAACAAACACTGCCGGAGGTCCAACACCCCCGGCTCGGAACCAACTGACCGGGTTGAACAGGAGCCAGAATGACGCAGGTGTTGAGGTTAGGTTTGCCCGCGGGATCTCTCCAGGAAGCGACGGCTGAGTTGTTTCGCCGCGCCGGATACAAATTGTCGTTCACCAGCCGGAGTTATTACCCGAGCATCGACGATCCAGAAATTCACTGCACTCTGATCCGCGCTCAGGAAATGGCCCGATACGTGCGGGATGGATCGCTGGACTGCGGCCTGACGGGTTACGACTGGATCGTCGAGAACGACGCTCAGGACGACGTGGTGGAGTTAGCGGAGCTGGTGTTCAGCAAGGTAAGCCGCCGGCCGGTCCGCTGGGTGCTCGCCGTACCGCAGGATTCGCCGATTCACACCGAACAGGATCTGCAAGGCAAGCGGATCGCCACGGAGGTGGTCAACATCACCCAGCGCTGGCTAGCTCAGCGGGGCATTACGGCGCAGGTGGAGTTCAGTTGGGGAGCGACCGAAGTCAAACCGCCGCGCTTAGCCGATGCAATCGTCGAAGCCACCGAAACTGGGAACAGCTTGCGAGCGAACAATCTCCGCGTGGTCGCCGAAATCCTGACCAGCACCACCCGCTTCATCGCCCACCCGGCGGCTGCGGCGGACCCCTGGAAACGCCAGAAAATGGACGACTTGGTGCTCATGCTCCGCGGCGCGATGGCCGCTGAGGGCAAGGTGGGCCTGATGATGAACGTCCGCAAAGTGGATGTCGAGAAAGTCCTTCAGGTACTCCCCGCCTTGCAGAAACCCACCATTTCGGCGCTGTCCGACCCAGAATGGGTGGACGTTATGACCATTATCGATGAAGACGTCGTCCGCCACCTGATTCCCCGCCTCAAAGCCGCAGGGGCGTGCGGAATCGTGGAATATCCCATTAACAAGATCATCATGTAAGGCGGGCGGGGGAACTCCATCCGAACGCCACATCCTGCCCAAGTGCTACGGACGACGGGCGCGGCACTCGGCCTCTCCCCGGATGCACAATCCAATATCCCAGTGGCGCAATGCAATATCCCAGCGGGGCATACACACTCGCGGCGCATACACCCGATGCTACAGCACCCATGTCAGCATGTGGGAGAAATGGCTAAGACACTCACAGGATCAACCCTCGACATCCCAAGGGTGTCTCCCCAAACCACTCAGGAATCTGTACATCACGGGTTGCGAGAAGGAACCGCCCCGGTAACGTGATGTCATCGTGAGGGATTATGGAAGCGGCGCGCTTTGTGCCGGTCGCCTGCTTGGTATGCGGCCGTCCGTTTCAAGCCCAACAAGATAAGCTAGGGCAGACGGTGGTCTGTCCCTGGTGCCAAGCGACAACCCCTGCCCTGCCGATCGCCGCGGCTAACATTCCCGCCTCTGGAATATCTTCAGCTTCCGTTCCGACTTCATCCGCTCCTTCCTTGCTCTCCATCGAGGGACCGGCACCCGCGAAGGAATCCCCTGGGCCGCCTGCCGCCTCTACGACTCCCCGGCAGGAATCCCCTTCTTCGCCCTCTCCGTCTCAACCCTCAAAAGAAGCAGCTGCTGAACGAGGAGGCACTTCCACCTCGGCACCGCCGCCCAATGTCGCCGCTACTTCTGCGACGAACTCGCGCTGGCAGGTCACCGCCGCACTGTTGGCGGTGTTCCTGATCGCTTCGATGACGCTGATTGTCCTCCGCTTCCGGCAAGGTTATGGCATATCCGCTGAGTGGCGCCCTTTCATCTCACCCGATGGACAGGTGCAGATCGACCTGCTCAGCACACCGTGGGAAGAAACCGATTCCCACGGCGTGCGACGCTACTGGTCGCGGGGCTGGTATTCCGGGGCATACGCCTGGATCGGCTGGCAGGAGCTGACAGAGCAGCAGGTCGAAGCCGCCCGCTCGCCGGATGCCCGCCACAAACTGGATGGACTCATCCAAATCGAACTCGAACAGTGGCAACGCCGCTTCGGAGGAAATGGCCGGACCGCCACGGTCCAGTTCACCGACCCGCTCATCGTGGAGATCAAGTGGGAGGCCGACAATGTGCGCGGATTGGGACGGGTCGTGGTCGTTTCCCAAGGACCCGCCCCGCGCGTTTATTACCTGGGAATAGCTGCTCCCCACCTGGTTTATGACAGTACCGCCGTCCGTCATTTCCTCGACTCATTTCGCTACACACCGGAATCGTGATCCGCAGTTTTACCTGCCTTTTCTTCGCATAATGAACGGAGAGACGAAGGGAGCCGCCTTGAGAGGAGAGGAATCACTTCTCCTCCTGTCCGGCATCCGGATCCGGAGGAGTTGAGGGAAGGCCCGCTGAACCGCCACGAGGATGAAAGCGGCGGTGCAATTCCCGGAGGCGCTTGCGATCCACCTGCGTGTAATGCTGCGTGGTGCGGATCGAGGCGTGGCCGAGCATTTCTTGAACGGCGCGCAAGTCCGCCCCCCCTGCCAACAGATGGGTTGCGAAGCTATGACGCAGGGTGTGGGGACTTACCTTGCGCGGCAAGCCGGCGCGCTGGCAGTATTTTTTCACAATGGTCCACAGATCGATTCGGCTCAGACGCCGGCCGCTGCGTGTCACGAACACAAAGGCGCTGTTCGCCAGCCGCGGTTGGCTCGCGCGCCAGGCCAGATAATCTCTCAAGGCGCTGACCGCGGCGCGGCCCAAGGGGACCACCCGTTCCTTATTCCCCTTGCCCCGACAGCGGCAAAAACTGGCATCCAGGAACACGTCTTCCGCTCGTAAAGCGACCACCTCCGAGGCCCGGCAACCGGTGGCGTAGAGCGTCTCCAGCAGGGCGCGATCCCGGTAATAGAAGCGATCCTGGGGTTGGGGCGCCGCCAGGAGCAACTCGACTTGCTCCGGCGACAACACTTGCGGGATGCGCTCCCACAGTTTCGGCGAACCGAGCAGTTCTATGGCAGCGGCACTCGCTCGCTCTTCCAGACGCAGAAAACGGTAGAACATCCGCAACGCGGCCAGATGGCGTGCCACGCTGGGCGGTGCGAGCGATTCCTCGTGGAGAAAAGCCACATACCGGCTCAAATCCGCCAAAGTGGGCGCGGTGTAATCCATTTGCCCAAATTCG
It encodes the following:
- a CDS encoding BBP7 family outer membrane beta-barrel protein, yielding MRKGVLGSIAAMAVGAGAAFGQAPPGPAPAGGVTPAMVWPGPSVVPTSGSGPVIPPPLPGMMPAEPLAEPGTGPMAAPLTYPPPGPYGAPRFDLPADATTGYGEAPRWWFSGEYLLWFTRGQPIRFPLVTTSAPNQGGILGNPTTIELVPGQDISYNGISGFRFNSGFYGDADRRFGPWINAFYTEEKGVNRQFSTSQPGPTSVGIPLLARPFIDTQDGASSLITANLAFGVGGTKVSTSTQTWGIEAAGLWNLYRSLPTDKVWHSLDLIAGYKFLQNRERLIIDSFTALNNAIFLPIFDFDPFGNPIFRGIQIIPIPVPVGGTSVGFPATVQVLDRISVTNRFNGGVFGLRYELRYGMWDLMTIGKVGIGNMHQVLDIYGHTAFANFATSQTGGSFGGLLANASNIGRYNNDEFAVIPELTANLGIHVTRSILLFAGYNFMWINRVARPGLQISPVVDSSTVPFHPNYGLTGRPPAPRGPLFIQDELWIHGVNFGMQIRY
- the hisG gene encoding ATP phosphoribosyltransferase — translated: MTQVLRLGLPAGSLQEATAELFRRAGYKLSFTSRSYYPSIDDPEIHCTLIRAQEMARYVRDGSLDCGLTGYDWIVENDAQDDVVELAELVFSKVSRRPVRWVLAVPQDSPIHTEQDLQGKRIATEVVNITQRWLAQRGITAQVEFSWGATEVKPPRLADAIVEATETGNSLRANNLRVVAEILTSTTRFIAHPAAAADPWKRQKMDDLVLMLRGAMAAEGKVGLMMNVRKVDVEKVLQVLPALQKPTISALSDPEWVDVMTIIDEDVVRHLIPRLKAAGACGIVEYPINKIIM
- the xerD gene encoding site-specific tyrosine recombinase XerD, which encodes MSVTELRSDLLAFRHYLQAERGMAANTVAAYTRDLERFARWYSEFGQMDYTAPTLADLSRYVAFLHEESLAPPSVARHLAALRMFYRFLRLEERASAAAIELLGSPKLWERIPQVLSPEQVELLLAAPQPQDRFYYRDRALLETLYATGCRASEVVALRAEDVFLDASFCRCRGKGNKERVVPLGRAAVSALRDYLAWRASQPRLANSAFVFVTRSGRRLSRIDLWTIVKKYCQRAGLPRKVSPHTLRHSFATHLLAGGADLRAVQEMLGHASIRTTQHYTQVDRKRLRELHRRFHPRGGSAGLPSTPPDPDAGQEEK